From Mytilus galloprovincialis chromosome 9, xbMytGall1.hap1.1, whole genome shotgun sequence, the proteins below share one genomic window:
- the LOC143045997 gene encoding transmembrane channel-like protein 7 isoform X5: MIKENDPFQFLEEEKQPDTMEPHDSYLGYDKEPNIGGYNNGHHRRETSGNQVIPMEDYHDYPSHNTSIMGYDHVPDASSSQPQTLVVRNRKKSIKLEQIFDKLDQLDQLDGDDDQYFQRTRSKRCERSKTLKERKIERNASQKDSSLKTTKTLGERYAEMKNNEDVTARNLATLMRQDREDSTLRKMNKLRHSKGSKTWKNVKRSYNEFSHRISLWYSTFKEIEGEYGTAVMTYFKFLKWLLRLNFYTMIITFCVITIPFLVLGPSSYEDSVRSVNNSQDSIDCTKEYIHYMDNFTSQESLDEKVIDFLQGTGWMERTILFYGVYYNKTYYSEIEKTEKIYNMSLAYLLAVGCSFIICFILIVKNASKSAKVSLGLESSVAMYTNKVFAAWDYCINNQKNAKVKSVGIKFEITADLKEQKRTIDWDGKEFSDRCAIYFKRVVINLLVIILLGGSLALIAYTAQQMIELQKKEFEEIVILIIQYVPYLTITILNLAVPILFQKLVQFEMYKYETELKLTLARSVLLRLSSPIVLLAILYQQLIVTSKDSTSGKCGNVRWSATGSGLRGDVKCWETYVGQQVYKLVLLDLFVECGILFFGNVPRSIVYRKFKDKSKVIKMVGPQEFDLTQSVVDIVYSQNICWLGMMFSPLIPFMTFLKILIFFYSKKFLLKYCEAQERPYRTSRSNSLFMLVLLLSFVFAAAPIGYMVGRLQPSQSCGPFRLYADANVVMFNTVSYTVASWPGVLRGIFSFLGTVGFFVPVIIALCLLMYYYWLLGQGYKKTEKILQHQLKLEGQDKRYLMDRVTEFLESTEVNQNTLHNAAL; encoded by the exons ATGATTAAAG AAAATGATCCTTTCCAATTCctagaagaagaaaaacaaccTGACACTATGGAACCACATGATTCCTATTTAGGTTATGATAAAGAACCAAACATTGGAGGATACAATAATGGACACCACAGAAGGGAAACCAGTGGTAACCAGGTCATTCCAATGGAGGATTATCATGATTATCCAAg CCATAATACTTCAATAATGGGTTATGATCATGTCCCTGATGCAAGTTCTAGTCAACCTCAAACTTTGGTTGTACGTAATCGTAAAAAGTCTATCAAATTGGAGCAGATATTTGACAAGTTGGATCAACTGGATCAACTAGATGGTGATGATGACCAATATTTCCAAAGAACTAGATCCAAAAGATGTGAAAGATCCAAAACTTTAAAGGAAAGAAAAATAGAGAGAAATGCTTCTCAAAAAGATTCGTCATTAAAAACTACAAAGACCCTTGGTGAAAGATATGCTGAAATGAAAAACAATGAAGATGTCACTGCCAGAAATTTAGCCACCTTGATGAG GCAGGATCGAGA agATTCAACACTGAGAAAAATGAACAAACTTAGACACAGCAAAGGATCTAAG ACATGGAAAAATGTGAAGAGATCCTACAATGAATTTTCACACAGAATCTCGCTATGGTACAGTACCTTTAAAGAAATTGAAG GTGAATATGGAACTGCAGTGATGACATACTTCAAATTCCTAAAATGGCTGCTGAGGTTAAATTTTTATACAATGATAATAACATTTTGTGTGATAACCATACCATTTCTAGTATTAGGACCCTCATCATATGAAGACTCAGTAAGATCTGTTAATAATAGCCAGGATTCTATTGACTGTACAAAAGAATATATACATTACATGGATAATTTTACCAGTCAGGAGTCATTAGACGAAAAGGTTATTGATTTTCTTCAAGGGACA gGCTGGATGGAGAGAACAATATTGTTTTATGGTGTATACTACAACAAGACATATTATAGCGAGATAGAAAAGACAGAGAAAATATATAACATGTCATTAGCCTATTTACTAGCTGTTGGATGTAGTTTTATCATCTGTTTCATTCTTATTGTTAAAAA TGCATCTAAAAGTGCGAAAGTATCATTAGGTTTGGAATCATCAGTAGCTATGTATACAAATAAAGTGTTCGCAGCCTGGGATTATTGTATCAATAATCAGAAAAATGCTAAAGTCAAATCTGtgggcattaaatttgaaataacg GCAGATTTAAAAGAACAGAAAAGAACAATAGATTGGGATGGGAAGGAGTTTAGTGATAGATGTGCAATATACTTCAAGAGAGTTGTCATCAATCTTCTTGTCATAATATTACTGGGAGGCTCTCTAGCATTGATAGCTTATACAGCTCAACAGATGATAGAG CTTCAGAAGAAAGAATTTGAGGAGATAGTTATATTGATTATTCAGTATGTGCCATATCTAACGATCACCATATTAAATTTGGCTGTACCTATTCTCTTTCAAAAACTGGTACAGtttgaaatgtataaatatgaaactGAACTGAAATTAACATTAGCAAG ATCAGTTTTGCTCCGTCTATCTTCACCAATAGTTCTCCTAGCTATTCTGTATCAGCAACTGATTGTCACATCAAAGGACTCAACCAGTGGCAAATGTGGCAATGTGAGGTGGTCAGCCACAGGATCAGGACTCAGGGGAGATGTCAAA TGTTGGGAGACATATGTAGGACAACAGGTGTACAAGTTGGTCCTATTGGATCTGTTTGTAGAATGTGGTATTTTATTCTTTGGAAATGTTCCCAGAAG TATAGTGTATAGAAAATTCAAGGACAAGTCAAAAGTCATCAAGATGGTTGGTCCTCAAGAATTTGATTTGACTCAGAGTGTTGTAGACATTGTATACTCACAAAATATATGTTG GTTAGGAATGATGTTTAGTCCTTTAATTCCATTTATGACATTTCTGAAAATTTTAATCTTCTTTTATTCTAAAAAA tttttattgaaGTATTGCGAAGCACAAGAGCGTCCATATCGTACATCTAGATCTAATTCATTATTCATGTTAGTGCTATTATTATCCTTCGTGTTTGCAGCAGCACCTATAGGGTATATGGTTGGCCG TCTGCAGCCTAGCCAGAGTTGTGGTCCCTTCAGGCTATATGCTGATGCCAATGTTGTTATGTTTAATACAGTATCATATACAGTAGCTAGTTGGCCAGGAGTTTTAAGAGGTATATTCAGTTTTCTTGGAACTGTTGGATTTTTTGTGCCAGTCATTATAGCTTTATG TTTATTGATGTACTATTACTGGTTGTTAGGTCAAGGAtacaaaaagacagaaaaaattcTACAACATCAACTAAAACTG GAAGGACAAGATAAGAGATACCTCATGGACAGAGTAACAGAATTCCTAGAGAGTACAGAAGTCAATCAGAATACTCTGCATAATGCTGCCTTATAA
- the LOC143045997 gene encoding transmembrane channel-like protein 7 isoform X4 — protein sequence MDSSVRQNRKVHIEKLENDPFQFLEEEKQPDTMEPHDSYLGYDKEPNIGGYNNGHHRRETSGNQVIPMEDYHDYPSHNTSIMGYDHVPDASSSQPQTLVVRNRKKSIKLEQIFDKLDQLDQLDGDDDQYFQRTRSKRCERSKTLKERKIERNASQKDSSLKTTKTLGERYAEMKNNEDVTARNLATLMRQDREDSTLRKMNKLRHSKGSKTWKNVKRSYNEFSHRISLWYSTFKEIEGEYGTAVMTYFKFLKWLLRLNFYTMIITFCVITIPFLVLGPSSYEDSVRSVNNSQDSIDCTKEYIHYMDNFTSQESLDEKVIDFLQGTGWMERTILFYGVYYNKTYYSEIEKTEKIYNMSLAYLLAVGCSFIICFILIVKNASKSAKVSLGLESSVAMYTNKVFAAWDYCINNQKNAKVKSVGIKFEITADLKEQKRTIDWDGKEFSDRCAIYFKRVVINLLVIILLGGSLALIAYTAQQMIELQKKEFEEIVILIIQYVPYLTITILNLAVPILFQKLVQFEMYKYETELKLTLARSVLLRLSSPIVLLAILYQQLIVTSKDSTSGKCGNVRWSATGSGLRGDVKCWETYVGQQVYKLVLLDLFVECGILFFGNVPRSIVYRKFKDKSKVIKMVGPQEFDLTQSVVDIVYSQNICWLGMMFSPLIPFMTFLKILIFFYSKKFLLKYCEAQERPYRTSRSNSLFMLVLLLSFVFAAAPIGYMVGRLQPSQSCGPFRLYADANVVMFNTVSYTVASWPGVLRGIFSFLGTVGFFVPVIIALCLLMYYYWLLGQGYKKTEKILQHQLKLEGQDKRYLMDRVTEFLESTEVNQNTLHNAAL from the exons ATGGACTCTTCTGTAAGGCAAAATAGGAAAGTTCATATTGAGAAATTAG AAAATGATCCTTTCCAATTCctagaagaagaaaaacaaccTGACACTATGGAACCACATGATTCCTATTTAGGTTATGATAAAGAACCAAACATTGGAGGATACAATAATGGACACCACAGAAGGGAAACCAGTGGTAACCAGGTCATTCCAATGGAGGATTATCATGATTATCCAAg CCATAATACTTCAATAATGGGTTATGATCATGTCCCTGATGCAAGTTCTAGTCAACCTCAAACTTTGGTTGTACGTAATCGTAAAAAGTCTATCAAATTGGAGCAGATATTTGACAAGTTGGATCAACTGGATCAACTAGATGGTGATGATGACCAATATTTCCAAAGAACTAGATCCAAAAGATGTGAAAGATCCAAAACTTTAAAGGAAAGAAAAATAGAGAGAAATGCTTCTCAAAAAGATTCGTCATTAAAAACTACAAAGACCCTTGGTGAAAGATATGCTGAAATGAAAAACAATGAAGATGTCACTGCCAGAAATTTAGCCACCTTGATGAG GCAGGATCGAGA agATTCAACACTGAGAAAAATGAACAAACTTAGACACAGCAAAGGATCTAAG ACATGGAAAAATGTGAAGAGATCCTACAATGAATTTTCACACAGAATCTCGCTATGGTACAGTACCTTTAAAGAAATTGAAG GTGAATATGGAACTGCAGTGATGACATACTTCAAATTCCTAAAATGGCTGCTGAGGTTAAATTTTTATACAATGATAATAACATTTTGTGTGATAACCATACCATTTCTAGTATTAGGACCCTCATCATATGAAGACTCAGTAAGATCTGTTAATAATAGCCAGGATTCTATTGACTGTACAAAAGAATATATACATTACATGGATAATTTTACCAGTCAGGAGTCATTAGACGAAAAGGTTATTGATTTTCTTCAAGGGACA gGCTGGATGGAGAGAACAATATTGTTTTATGGTGTATACTACAACAAGACATATTATAGCGAGATAGAAAAGACAGAGAAAATATATAACATGTCATTAGCCTATTTACTAGCTGTTGGATGTAGTTTTATCATCTGTTTCATTCTTATTGTTAAAAA TGCATCTAAAAGTGCGAAAGTATCATTAGGTTTGGAATCATCAGTAGCTATGTATACAAATAAAGTGTTCGCAGCCTGGGATTATTGTATCAATAATCAGAAAAATGCTAAAGTCAAATCTGtgggcattaaatttgaaataacg GCAGATTTAAAAGAACAGAAAAGAACAATAGATTGGGATGGGAAGGAGTTTAGTGATAGATGTGCAATATACTTCAAGAGAGTTGTCATCAATCTTCTTGTCATAATATTACTGGGAGGCTCTCTAGCATTGATAGCTTATACAGCTCAACAGATGATAGAG CTTCAGAAGAAAGAATTTGAGGAGATAGTTATATTGATTATTCAGTATGTGCCATATCTAACGATCACCATATTAAATTTGGCTGTACCTATTCTCTTTCAAAAACTGGTACAGtttgaaatgtataaatatgaaactGAACTGAAATTAACATTAGCAAG ATCAGTTTTGCTCCGTCTATCTTCACCAATAGTTCTCCTAGCTATTCTGTATCAGCAACTGATTGTCACATCAAAGGACTCAACCAGTGGCAAATGTGGCAATGTGAGGTGGTCAGCCACAGGATCAGGACTCAGGGGAGATGTCAAA TGTTGGGAGACATATGTAGGACAACAGGTGTACAAGTTGGTCCTATTGGATCTGTTTGTAGAATGTGGTATTTTATTCTTTGGAAATGTTCCCAGAAG TATAGTGTATAGAAAATTCAAGGACAAGTCAAAAGTCATCAAGATGGTTGGTCCTCAAGAATTTGATTTGACTCAGAGTGTTGTAGACATTGTATACTCACAAAATATATGTTG GTTAGGAATGATGTTTAGTCCTTTAATTCCATTTATGACATTTCTGAAAATTTTAATCTTCTTTTATTCTAAAAAA tttttattgaaGTATTGCGAAGCACAAGAGCGTCCATATCGTACATCTAGATCTAATTCATTATTCATGTTAGTGCTATTATTATCCTTCGTGTTTGCAGCAGCACCTATAGGGTATATGGTTGGCCG TCTGCAGCCTAGCCAGAGTTGTGGTCCCTTCAGGCTATATGCTGATGCCAATGTTGTTATGTTTAATACAGTATCATATACAGTAGCTAGTTGGCCAGGAGTTTTAAGAGGTATATTCAGTTTTCTTGGAACTGTTGGATTTTTTGTGCCAGTCATTATAGCTTTATG TTTATTGATGTACTATTACTGGTTGTTAGGTCAAGGAtacaaaaagacagaaaaaattcTACAACATCAACTAAAACTG GAAGGACAAGATAAGAGATACCTCATGGACAGAGTAACAGAATTCCTAGAGAGTACAGAAGTCAATCAGAATACTCTGCATAATGCTGCCTTATAA
- the LOC143045997 gene encoding transmembrane channel-like protein 7 isoform X3, with the protein MASIVNNSDENGIDVCTPLIENDPFQFLEEEKQPDTMEPHDSYLGYDKEPNIGGYNNGHHRRETSGNQVIPMEDYHDYPSHNTSIMGYDHVPDASSSQPQTLVVRNRKKSIKLEQIFDKLDQLDQLDGDDDQYFQRTRSKRCERSKTLKERKIERNASQKDSSLKTTKTLGERYAEMKNNEDVTARNLATLMRQDREDSTLRKMNKLRHSKGSKTWKNVKRSYNEFSHRISLWYSTFKEIEGEYGTAVMTYFKFLKWLLRLNFYTMIITFCVITIPFLVLGPSSYEDSVRSVNNSQDSIDCTKEYIHYMDNFTSQESLDEKVIDFLQGTGWMERTILFYGVYYNKTYYSEIEKTEKIYNMSLAYLLAVGCSFIICFILIVKNASKSAKVSLGLESSVAMYTNKVFAAWDYCINNQKNAKVKSVGIKFEITADLKEQKRTIDWDGKEFSDRCAIYFKRVVINLLVIILLGGSLALIAYTAQQMIELQKKEFEEIVILIIQYVPYLTITILNLAVPILFQKLVQFEMYKYETELKLTLARSVLLRLSSPIVLLAILYQQLIVTSKDSTSGKCGNVRWSATGSGLRGDVKCWETYVGQQVYKLVLLDLFVECGILFFGNVPRSIVYRKFKDKSKVIKMVGPQEFDLTQSVVDIVYSQNICWLGMMFSPLIPFMTFLKILIFFYSKKFLLKYCEAQERPYRTSRSNSLFMLVLLLSFVFAAAPIGYMVGRLQPSQSCGPFRLYADANVVMFNTVSYTVASWPGVLRGIFSFLGTVGFFVPVIIALCLLMYYYWLLGQGYKKTEKILQHQLKLEGQDKRYLMDRVTEFLESTEVNQNTLHNAAL; encoded by the exons ATGGCTAGTATTGTAAATAACTCTGATGAAAATGGGATAGATGTGTGTACACCTTTGATAG AAAATGATCCTTTCCAATTCctagaagaagaaaaacaaccTGACACTATGGAACCACATGATTCCTATTTAGGTTATGATAAAGAACCAAACATTGGAGGATACAATAATGGACACCACAGAAGGGAAACCAGTGGTAACCAGGTCATTCCAATGGAGGATTATCATGATTATCCAAg CCATAATACTTCAATAATGGGTTATGATCATGTCCCTGATGCAAGTTCTAGTCAACCTCAAACTTTGGTTGTACGTAATCGTAAAAAGTCTATCAAATTGGAGCAGATATTTGACAAGTTGGATCAACTGGATCAACTAGATGGTGATGATGACCAATATTTCCAAAGAACTAGATCCAAAAGATGTGAAAGATCCAAAACTTTAAAGGAAAGAAAAATAGAGAGAAATGCTTCTCAAAAAGATTCGTCATTAAAAACTACAAAGACCCTTGGTGAAAGATATGCTGAAATGAAAAACAATGAAGATGTCACTGCCAGAAATTTAGCCACCTTGATGAG GCAGGATCGAGA agATTCAACACTGAGAAAAATGAACAAACTTAGACACAGCAAAGGATCTAAG ACATGGAAAAATGTGAAGAGATCCTACAATGAATTTTCACACAGAATCTCGCTATGGTACAGTACCTTTAAAGAAATTGAAG GTGAATATGGAACTGCAGTGATGACATACTTCAAATTCCTAAAATGGCTGCTGAGGTTAAATTTTTATACAATGATAATAACATTTTGTGTGATAACCATACCATTTCTAGTATTAGGACCCTCATCATATGAAGACTCAGTAAGATCTGTTAATAATAGCCAGGATTCTATTGACTGTACAAAAGAATATATACATTACATGGATAATTTTACCAGTCAGGAGTCATTAGACGAAAAGGTTATTGATTTTCTTCAAGGGACA gGCTGGATGGAGAGAACAATATTGTTTTATGGTGTATACTACAACAAGACATATTATAGCGAGATAGAAAAGACAGAGAAAATATATAACATGTCATTAGCCTATTTACTAGCTGTTGGATGTAGTTTTATCATCTGTTTCATTCTTATTGTTAAAAA TGCATCTAAAAGTGCGAAAGTATCATTAGGTTTGGAATCATCAGTAGCTATGTATACAAATAAAGTGTTCGCAGCCTGGGATTATTGTATCAATAATCAGAAAAATGCTAAAGTCAAATCTGtgggcattaaatttgaaataacg GCAGATTTAAAAGAACAGAAAAGAACAATAGATTGGGATGGGAAGGAGTTTAGTGATAGATGTGCAATATACTTCAAGAGAGTTGTCATCAATCTTCTTGTCATAATATTACTGGGAGGCTCTCTAGCATTGATAGCTTATACAGCTCAACAGATGATAGAG CTTCAGAAGAAAGAATTTGAGGAGATAGTTATATTGATTATTCAGTATGTGCCATATCTAACGATCACCATATTAAATTTGGCTGTACCTATTCTCTTTCAAAAACTGGTACAGtttgaaatgtataaatatgaaactGAACTGAAATTAACATTAGCAAG ATCAGTTTTGCTCCGTCTATCTTCACCAATAGTTCTCCTAGCTATTCTGTATCAGCAACTGATTGTCACATCAAAGGACTCAACCAGTGGCAAATGTGGCAATGTGAGGTGGTCAGCCACAGGATCAGGACTCAGGGGAGATGTCAAA TGTTGGGAGACATATGTAGGACAACAGGTGTACAAGTTGGTCCTATTGGATCTGTTTGTAGAATGTGGTATTTTATTCTTTGGAAATGTTCCCAGAAG TATAGTGTATAGAAAATTCAAGGACAAGTCAAAAGTCATCAAGATGGTTGGTCCTCAAGAATTTGATTTGACTCAGAGTGTTGTAGACATTGTATACTCACAAAATATATGTTG GTTAGGAATGATGTTTAGTCCTTTAATTCCATTTATGACATTTCTGAAAATTTTAATCTTCTTTTATTCTAAAAAA tttttattgaaGTATTGCGAAGCACAAGAGCGTCCATATCGTACATCTAGATCTAATTCATTATTCATGTTAGTGCTATTATTATCCTTCGTGTTTGCAGCAGCACCTATAGGGTATATGGTTGGCCG TCTGCAGCCTAGCCAGAGTTGTGGTCCCTTCAGGCTATATGCTGATGCCAATGTTGTTATGTTTAATACAGTATCATATACAGTAGCTAGTTGGCCAGGAGTTTTAAGAGGTATATTCAGTTTTCTTGGAACTGTTGGATTTTTTGTGCCAGTCATTATAGCTTTATG TTTATTGATGTACTATTACTGGTTGTTAGGTCAAGGAtacaaaaagacagaaaaaattcTACAACATCAACTAAAACTG GAAGGACAAGATAAGAGATACCTCATGGACAGAGTAACAGAATTCCTAGAGAGTACAGAAGTCAATCAGAATACTCTGCATAATGCTGCCTTATAA
- the LOC143045997 gene encoding transmembrane channel-like protein 7 isoform X1: protein MASIVNNSDENGIDVCTPLIGENPENDPFQFLEEEKQPDTMEPHDSYLGYDKEPNIGGYNNGHHRRETSGNQVIPMEDYHDYPSHNTSIMGYDHVPDASSSQPQTLVVRNRKKSIKLEQIFDKLDQLDQLDGDDDQYFQRTRSKRCERSKTLKERKIERNASQKDSSLKTTKTLGERYAEMKNNEDVTARNLATLMRQDREDSTLRKMNKLRHSKGSKTWKNVKRSYNEFSHRISLWYSTFKEIEGEYGTAVMTYFKFLKWLLRLNFYTMIITFCVITIPFLVLGPSSYEDSVRSVNNSQDSIDCTKEYIHYMDNFTSQESLDEKVIDFLQGTGWMERTILFYGVYYNKTYYSEIEKTEKIYNMSLAYLLAVGCSFIICFILIVKNASKSAKVSLGLESSVAMYTNKVFAAWDYCINNQKNAKVKSVGIKFEITADLKEQKRTIDWDGKEFSDRCAIYFKRVVINLLVIILLGGSLALIAYTAQQMIELQKKEFEEIVILIIQYVPYLTITILNLAVPILFQKLVQFEMYKYETELKLTLARSVLLRLSSPIVLLAILYQQLIVTSKDSTSGKCGNVRWSATGSGLRGDVKCWETYVGQQVYKLVLLDLFVECGILFFGNVPRSIVYRKFKDKSKVIKMVGPQEFDLTQSVVDIVYSQNICWLGMMFSPLIPFMTFLKILIFFYSKKFLLKYCEAQERPYRTSRSNSLFMLVLLLSFVFAAAPIGYMVGRLQPSQSCGPFRLYADANVVMFNTVSYTVASWPGVLRGIFSFLGTVGFFVPVIIALCLLMYYYWLLGQGYKKTEKILQHQLKLEGQDKRYLMDRVTEFLESTEVNQNTLHNAAL from the exons ATGGCTAGTATTGTAAATAACTCTGATGAAAATGGGATAGATGTGTGTACACCTTTGATAGGTGAAAATCCAG AAAATGATCCTTTCCAATTCctagaagaagaaaaacaaccTGACACTATGGAACCACATGATTCCTATTTAGGTTATGATAAAGAACCAAACATTGGAGGATACAATAATGGACACCACAGAAGGGAAACCAGTGGTAACCAGGTCATTCCAATGGAGGATTATCATGATTATCCAAg CCATAATACTTCAATAATGGGTTATGATCATGTCCCTGATGCAAGTTCTAGTCAACCTCAAACTTTGGTTGTACGTAATCGTAAAAAGTCTATCAAATTGGAGCAGATATTTGACAAGTTGGATCAACTGGATCAACTAGATGGTGATGATGACCAATATTTCCAAAGAACTAGATCCAAAAGATGTGAAAGATCCAAAACTTTAAAGGAAAGAAAAATAGAGAGAAATGCTTCTCAAAAAGATTCGTCATTAAAAACTACAAAGACCCTTGGTGAAAGATATGCTGAAATGAAAAACAATGAAGATGTCACTGCCAGAAATTTAGCCACCTTGATGAG GCAGGATCGAGA agATTCAACACTGAGAAAAATGAACAAACTTAGACACAGCAAAGGATCTAAG ACATGGAAAAATGTGAAGAGATCCTACAATGAATTTTCACACAGAATCTCGCTATGGTACAGTACCTTTAAAGAAATTGAAG GTGAATATGGAACTGCAGTGATGACATACTTCAAATTCCTAAAATGGCTGCTGAGGTTAAATTTTTATACAATGATAATAACATTTTGTGTGATAACCATACCATTTCTAGTATTAGGACCCTCATCATATGAAGACTCAGTAAGATCTGTTAATAATAGCCAGGATTCTATTGACTGTACAAAAGAATATATACATTACATGGATAATTTTACCAGTCAGGAGTCATTAGACGAAAAGGTTATTGATTTTCTTCAAGGGACA gGCTGGATGGAGAGAACAATATTGTTTTATGGTGTATACTACAACAAGACATATTATAGCGAGATAGAAAAGACAGAGAAAATATATAACATGTCATTAGCCTATTTACTAGCTGTTGGATGTAGTTTTATCATCTGTTTCATTCTTATTGTTAAAAA TGCATCTAAAAGTGCGAAAGTATCATTAGGTTTGGAATCATCAGTAGCTATGTATACAAATAAAGTGTTCGCAGCCTGGGATTATTGTATCAATAATCAGAAAAATGCTAAAGTCAAATCTGtgggcattaaatttgaaataacg GCAGATTTAAAAGAACAGAAAAGAACAATAGATTGGGATGGGAAGGAGTTTAGTGATAGATGTGCAATATACTTCAAGAGAGTTGTCATCAATCTTCTTGTCATAATATTACTGGGAGGCTCTCTAGCATTGATAGCTTATACAGCTCAACAGATGATAGAG CTTCAGAAGAAAGAATTTGAGGAGATAGTTATATTGATTATTCAGTATGTGCCATATCTAACGATCACCATATTAAATTTGGCTGTACCTATTCTCTTTCAAAAACTGGTACAGtttgaaatgtataaatatgaaactGAACTGAAATTAACATTAGCAAG ATCAGTTTTGCTCCGTCTATCTTCACCAATAGTTCTCCTAGCTATTCTGTATCAGCAACTGATTGTCACATCAAAGGACTCAACCAGTGGCAAATGTGGCAATGTGAGGTGGTCAGCCACAGGATCAGGACTCAGGGGAGATGTCAAA TGTTGGGAGACATATGTAGGACAACAGGTGTACAAGTTGGTCCTATTGGATCTGTTTGTAGAATGTGGTATTTTATTCTTTGGAAATGTTCCCAGAAG TATAGTGTATAGAAAATTCAAGGACAAGTCAAAAGTCATCAAGATGGTTGGTCCTCAAGAATTTGATTTGACTCAGAGTGTTGTAGACATTGTATACTCACAAAATATATGTTG GTTAGGAATGATGTTTAGTCCTTTAATTCCATTTATGACATTTCTGAAAATTTTAATCTTCTTTTATTCTAAAAAA tttttattgaaGTATTGCGAAGCACAAGAGCGTCCATATCGTACATCTAGATCTAATTCATTATTCATGTTAGTGCTATTATTATCCTTCGTGTTTGCAGCAGCACCTATAGGGTATATGGTTGGCCG TCTGCAGCCTAGCCAGAGTTGTGGTCCCTTCAGGCTATATGCTGATGCCAATGTTGTTATGTTTAATACAGTATCATATACAGTAGCTAGTTGGCCAGGAGTTTTAAGAGGTATATTCAGTTTTCTTGGAACTGTTGGATTTTTTGTGCCAGTCATTATAGCTTTATG TTTATTGATGTACTATTACTGGTTGTTAGGTCAAGGAtacaaaaagacagaaaaaattcTACAACATCAACTAAAACTG GAAGGACAAGATAAGAGATACCTCATGGACAGAGTAACAGAATTCCTAGAGAGTACAGAAGTCAATCAGAATACTCTGCATAATGCTGCCTTATAA